The Acidobacteriota bacterium genomic sequence AGCTCCCCGCCCGAGGCGATGGTTTCGAGGGGCCGCATCTCCTCCCCCTCGTTGGGCGCTATCCAGAACTCTACCCGGTCCATGCCCCGAGGTCCATACCCCGCCGGGATCCCCCGCGCGCCCTCCCCTTCCCCGGCCGGGTGAAAGCGTACCTCGAGCCGCATGCGGTCCATCGCGAGGGCCCCGAATTCCGCGCGGATCCTCTGCTCGAGCGCCGCGGCGTCCCGCCGGCGTTTTTCCGAAAGGGTGCGGGCGAGCGCGGCGTAGGCGTCGAGCGCCCGGGCGAGTTCTTCCCGGAGGCGCCCGGCGGAGCCGGAGGCCGATTCGAGCGCCTCCAGTTCCCCGGCGCACCGGCTGCCCGAGGCCAGGACCTCCTCGCAGGAGGCGCCGTATTTGCGGGCGAGGGCATCGAGCGCCTGCAGCCGCTGGTGGACCTCCTCGAGCCTTTCGGCGCTGAAATCGCTGCGGGATCCGTAGTCCCTTGCGGCGTAGGCCAGGTCCTCCAGCCGGTAACGGCTTTCCTCGACCGGCGCGCGGTGCGCGGCCCAGTCGGGGTCGAGCGCCTCCAGTTCGCCGAGGAGGCGCCCGAGCTGGGCCAGCCCCCCGAGGAGCGGGGTTTCCCCCTCGTAGAGGAGTCTATAGATCCCCGCCGCCCGCTCGAGGATCCGCTCGCGGTTGGACAGGAGGGCGCGCTCGTTCTCGAGCTCCTCCCGTTCCCCCGGGCGGGGATCGACCCTGCGGATCTCCTCGACCTGGAAGCGGAGGATGTCGATGCGGCGCGCCCTTTCCTCCTCCCCCGTTTCCACCTTTTCCAGCTCCCGGGCGGCGTCGCGCAGCCTTCGGTAGAGGGCGCCCGCCTCCCGGCGCAGCTCGGCGTTCCCGCCGAAATCGTCGAGCCACGCGAGGTGGGTCGCGAGGTCGAGGAGAGAGCGCTGCTCCTGCTGCCCGCAGATGTCGGCCAGCGCGCCCCCCATCGCCTTCAGGAACCCGAGCGTCGCCAGCCCCTGGTTCACGTGGATCCGGTTGCGTCCCGAGGCCGAGATTTCGCGCCGGATCCGCAGCCGCTGCTCCCCGGGGGTGTCGAACCCCGCCTCCCTGAGAAGAGAGCGGACCTTCCGCCGCCCCCGGAGGTCGAAAATCCCCTCGATGACGGCGGCGTCGCACCCCGACCGGACATAGTCCACGGAGGAGCGGGAGCCGAGCAGCAGCCCCAGCGCGTCCACGAGGATCGATTTGCCCGATCCGGTCTCCCCCGTCAGGAGGTTGAGCCCGGCCCCGAACTCGATCTCCAGCTCGCGGATCAGCGCAAAATTGCGGATTCTGAGCAGTTGCAGCATCTCACGGACCTTTACGTGACAGGATCGGACTCCCTGCACGCGCCCTGCACGCGGCGCGGCCGAAACCCATTGTATTAAACGGCCCCGCGACAATCAAAACAACCTTTTTTCCGCCCCGGGGCGCCCGGTCGCCCGGCGTCCGGAAACGGTGCGGGGCCCCGGCCGGGACTTCGGGCAAAGGGATTGACTTGCTCGGCGGCCATATGATACTTGTGCCAGCTGCACCCACTTTCGCGCGGAGGGATCGCCATCGACATCGTCACACTGTTGCTGCTGCAGGCCACGCCGACCGAACTTGCGCCGCCCGAAGCCGTTTCGGGTTCGCTCTGGACCGTTTTCGCCCACGCCAGCGGGTTCGCCTTCGCGATCCTTCTGCTCCTCATCCTCTTCTCGCTCCTATCCTGGACCATCATTTTCCGCAAGTGGATGACTTTCAGGCAGATCGGCCGCCAGAGCCGGGAGTTCGTCTCCTTCTTCCGCAAGAGCGAGCGCCTCAGCGAGGTCCACGCCGCCTGCGAACACTACCACGGCTCCCCCCTGCCGGGGATCTTCAGCGCGGGGTACCAGGAACTCAACGCCCAGATCCAGGCCCTGAAGCCCCCGCAGAACGACTCGATCGCCCTCGGCGAGCGTCATATCGCGGGCGTCCAGCGCGCGCTCGAGCGCGCCGCGGCCGCCGAACTTTCGGTGCTCGAACGGAGCATGAGCTGGCTGGCCACCACCGGCTCGGTCACCCCCTTCATAGGGCTGCTCGGCACGGTGATCGGCATCATCAACGCCTTCAACGGCCTGGGGATGGTCAAGACGGCCTCGATCCAGGCCGTGGCCCCCGGCATCGCCGAGGCCCTCATCGCGACGGCGGCCGGGCTGTTCGCGGCGATTCCGGCCGTCATCGCCTACAACCATTTCCTCGCGCGGCTCAAAGGGGTGGCCGCCGAAATGGACGACTTTTCGATGGAATTCGTCAACCTGGTAGAACGGAGTTTCCGCTGAATGGCGTTCACGAACCCGCAGGGGCGCACGTCGACGTCCCTTTCCGAAATCAACGTCACCCCGCTGGTAGACGTCATGCTGGTGCTGCTCGTCATCTTCATGGTGACCGCCCCGATGCTGCAGACGGGGATCGACGTCGAGCTCCCCGAGACCCGCAACGTCCGGGACGTCAATCCCGAGGAACGCATCATCATCTCCATCAGCCGGCAGGGGGACATCTTCTACGGGTCCGAGGCGGTCAATTTCTCGACCATCCCCGAGCGCCTGCACAAGGACGCCCGCGGCCCGAAGGACGCCATCTTTCTCCGGGCGGACAAGGACGTCAAATGGAACTCCATAGTCTCCGTGATCGATGCGGTCCGGGGCGCCGGTTTCAGCGAAATCAAACTTGTCACCAAGCCTTTCACGACGCCCCGATAGGGCCCGCAGAGGCGCTTTTGGCCCGACCATGAACCGATCCCGCAATCCCGGCACGCTTCTCGAGATCCCGCTTGTCCGGGAAACGTACGGCCGGTCGTGGCTCACCTCCGTAGCGGTCCACGCGGTGGCCGTCCTCGTGGCCTTTTTCGGCGCGCGGCTGCTCCCCCAGAGGACGATCCAGCTCGGGGGCGGCCCCGGCGGGGGGATCGGGGCCGATGTTTCCACCGTGGGGGTGGTGGACACCCTGTCGGGAGGAGCCGGGATGGTCAAGCCCTCCATGGTGCCGCGGCCTCCCGCCCTCCTGAAGGAGGCCCCTGCCAAACCCGAGAAGGCGATCCCCCTGCCGGGGACCACGGAAACCCCCAAACGCAAGCCCCCCGTGGCCACCCCCGCGCCCCCGCCGGAGGCGATCCGGAACATCATCCCCACGGCGCCCGAGCCCGGGTCGGGGGGCGCCGCCGCGGCGGGGGCCGGAAGCGGCGGGGGGAGCGGCGGCGGCAGCGGGGTCTCCATCGGTGGGGGCTCGGGGGGGTTCGGCGACTCCTATTACGCCCTCGGGGTCGAAAAACGGATCAGCGACAACTGGATGAGGCCCCCCGAAGGGCTGCGGGTCCGGATCGTCTACAGCTTTTACATCGCGGCCAACGGCGCGATCTACAACGTCAAACTGGAAACATCATCGGGCAACTCGCAGATGGACCTGACGGCGCTGCGCGCCATCAACGCCTCCAACCCGCTCTCGCCGCCGCCGCTAGAATACCGGGGGAAGGCCATACAGTTCGTCGCCGAGTTCATCTACCCGCCCGTTCCATAGCCGATTCCGACAAAGGAGCGTCATGCCGGTCAAAACAGCCTGTTTTCTTCTGCTGGCCTTTCTCAGCGTCCAGCCTTCCCTGCTGACCCAGGAATCCTCCAGGGTCACGCTCTTTCCCAAGCCCTCCGAGGACCTCATCCTCGCCGTGGGGGACGTGCAGGCCGCCCCGGGCGGCGCCGGGACCGAACTCGCGACCGCGGTCGAAACCTTCAACCGCGTCCTCTGGGACGATCTCTCCTTCGCCGGCTTCTTCACCATCGCGGGGAGGGGGTTTTACCCTCCCGCGCCGATCGTACGCCCCGAAACCGACATCGATTACGAGGCCTGGAACGCCATCCCGTTCAAGGTCAGCTTCCTGACCGTCGGGACCGTGAGCCTCTCCCGCAACGTCCTCCGGGCGGAGGTGAGCGTTTACGACATGAAGCAGAGAAAGCGCGCGTTCGGCAAGGCCTACACCGGTGACCCGGGACAGATCCGCACCATGGCCCATTACTGGGCGGACGAGATCGTCTACCAGCTCACCGCCGGGACCTCCCGCGGCATCGCCTCCAGCCGGATCGCCTACGTCGCGCGCAAGGGGAACGCAAAGGAGATCCACACCATGGATTACGACGGCCACAATTCCCGCGCCTTCACCCACGGCGGGAGCCTGAACCTGTTCCCCCACTGGGCGCCCGACAACTCCAAGCTGGCTTTCGTCAGCTACCGGCCGAAGCCCGAGATCACCATCTATTCCTACCTCGACGGTTCCCGCCTCCCCTTCCCGATGTTCAACACCTTCGCCTCCTCCCCGGCGATTTCTCCCGACGGCAGCGAGGTCATCTTCGCGCTGCGCACCCCGAGGGGGGACCCCGATCTCTTCATTTCCCGGCTGGACGGGTCGAACCGCCGCAACATCACCAACAATCCCGCGATCGACAGCTCCCCCACCTGGTCCCCCTCCGGGCGGCAGATCGCCTACATCTCGGGGATGCCGGGCCAGATCCACATCTGCGACGCCGACGGGTCCAACGTCCGGCGCATCGTCAAGGAGGGGGGGGACGCCGACGGCGTGGCCTGGTCCCCGGACGGGAAATGGCTCGCCTTTCACTGGAAGCCGCGCCGCAGCCCGAACTACGAGATCTTCGTCGTCGACTCCACCGGCGGCACCATCCGCCAGTTGACCAGCGGCGGCGGCAGCAACGAATACCCGACCTGGGCCCCGGACGGGCGCCACCTGGCGTTCCAGTCCAACCGGACCGGGAGCTGGCAGATCTACACCATGCTGCTCGAGGGGAGCGAGCCGCGCAGGATCACCCACTCGGGGAACAACACGAGCCCGTCCTGGAGCGGCTATTTCCGCAGGGACTAGTTTCGTCCCGGACAGGTTTCCCGCGGCCGGCGCGCGTGTTATACTCACCCTCATATAACCCGAACGTTTCTGGAAGGAGAGATCGCCCCATGAAGAGATCACCGGTTCTGCTCGCCTCGACGGCCTTGCTCCTGCTGGCCGTCATGATTTCGGCCCCGGGCTGCGCCAAAAAAGTGTCGCCGCCCCCTCCCGCCGCGGAGCCCGAGGTGGCCGTGAGGGAAACCCCCGCGGCGCCGGCCCCGACCATCACGCTGACGGCATCCCCCTCGGCGATCGAGAAGGGACAGGCCACGACCCTCTCATGGCGGTCGACCAACGCCACCGGGGTCAACATCACGGGCGGCATCGGGACCGTGGAGGAATCGGGGAGCCGGACGGTGAGCCCCGGCGCCTCCACCACCTATACGGCGCGGGCCACCGGGCCCGGAGGGGACGCCGTGGCCGAAGCGCGCGTCACCGTCTCCGCACCGGTCGCCGTCACCCCGCCCCCGTCGGCGGCGGTGAGCGACGCCGCGTTCTTCGAGGCCAGCATCAGGGACTGCTTCTTCGACCTGGACGAGTATTCCATCAACGAGGACGCCCGGCGCGCCCTCCTCGCCAACGCCCGCGCGCTGGCCGAGCGCCCCTCGCTGCGGGTGACGATCGAGGGACATTGCGACGAGCGGGGATCGGAAAAATACAACCTGGCGCTGGGGGACCGCCGCGCCAATTCCGCCCGGGATTTCCTGATTTCCCAGGGGATCGACTCCTCCCGCATCGACACCATATCCTACGGCGAGGAACGCCCCTTCTGCGAGGAACAGAGCGAGGAGTGCTGGCAGCTGAACCGGCGCGCGCACTTCGTCATGCGTTAGACCTGGAGAAAACCGATGAAGCGTAATTTTTTGTTCTGCCTTCTGGCGGCGTCGATCGCCGCCTGCCCCCTCGCCGAGGCCGGCACCAAGGAGGAACTGGTGAGGCTTCAGAGCGACGTCCTGGCGCTGCAGAACCAGATCCGCGAGTTCGACAAGGGCTATACGGAAAAGCTGGACAGCCTGCGCAGCCTGGTGATCCAGCTCAACGACCAGGCGGCCCGCTCCGGCCTGGTCCTCGACAGGATCGTCGCGGCCATGGAGAACACCGAGGCCGGAGCGCGCGAGGCCGACCGGGGCCTGCTCGAGGAGGTGCGGCGGCTCTCGGAAAAGGTGGATGACCTCGGCACGCGCACCAGCGCGCTGGCCCAGCAGCTCGGCGAGCTCAAGGTGCAGTCGGCCAGCCTCGGGCCGGCCGCCTCCCCGGGCCTCTCCCCGGAGGTTCTCTACAACCAGGCCTTCGGCGATTTCGTGCAGGGGAATTTCGACCTGGCGATCGAGGGATTCAGCGCCTACGTCGCCACCTACCCCGCCGGGGAGAAGGCGCCCGACGCGCTGCTCAACATCGGGGACGCCCACATCGGCCAGAACCGCCTGCCGCAGGCCGTGGCCGCCTTCACGCGCGTCATCAACGAATACGCGGAATCGCAAAAGGTCCCGAGCGCCCTCTTCAAGAGGGCCAGGGTGGAACTGGCGATGCAGGAGAAGGAAAACGCCGCCGCGGACCTGCGCAACATCGTCGAGAAGTTCCCCCAGTCTCCCGAGGCCGGGCTGGCCGAGGCGGAACTCGAGAAGCTGCGCACGGCGAAGCCCTCGGCCGCCCCGCGCCGACGGACCCGCTGATATCATCAACCCCACACAAGGATCACGACAATGAGTTCACTCAACAAGGTCATGCTCATCGGAAACCTGGGAAAGGACCCCGAGGTCCGCTACACCCCCGACGGGACCCCGGTCGCCACCTTCAGCCTGGCGACCAGCGAGAACTGGACCGACAAGAGCGGCACGAAGCAGGAGCGCACGGAATGGCACACGGTCGTCGTCTGGAGGAAGCTGGCCGAGATCTGCAAGCGCTACCTCACGAAAGGGCGGCAGGTCTACATCGAGGGCCGGATCCAGAGCCGGGAATGGAACGACAAGGAAGGCAACAAGCGGCGCACCACCGAAATCATAGCCACGCAGATGGTCATGCTGGGGAGCCGCCAGCAGGGCGCGTCCTCCGGGCCGGGCGATGACAGTTACGACCCGGGACCGGAAACGGGTCAGCCCTTCGGGGACGCCGGCATCACCGACAGCGATATTCCCTTCTAGCCCGGATTCCCCGGGGCGCCCCGAGGGCGGCCCCGGGGAAGGTCCCAATGCCCCCCTCTTTCGAATACGGACGGGTGATCCGCCTGGCGCTGCCCCTGGTGCTGACCCAGGCCGGCCAGATGACGGTCCACCTGGTCGACAACGCCATGATCGGCCGCGTGGGGACGACGGAGCTCGCCGCCGCCTCCTTCGCCAACAGCATCTACGTGGTGATCATGCTGTTCGGGATCGGCGTGTTCATGGGCGTCACCCCCCTCGTTTCCCGGGCCCGGGGGGGGCGGGACGACCTCGCCGCCGCCGCCCTCATGAAAAGCAGCCTGGCCTTTTCGGGTCTGCTGATCGGGGCCGTGACGGCGCTGGCCGCCGCCGTCGCCCTGGCCATGCCCCTGATGGGGCAGACGGAGGCCGTCGTCCGGCTTTCCCTCCCCTATTACGGCCTCCTGGCCCTGTCCACGATCCCCCTGCTGACGTTCATCCTGCTCAAGCAGATCGGGGAGGGGCTGGGGAACACGACGGCGGCCATGGGCGCCACGGTGATCGCCAACCTCGTCAACGTGACCGGCAACTACGTCCTGATCTTCGGGAAGTTCGGGTTCCCGGAACTGGGCCTGCTGGGCGCCGGCTACGCCACCCTTCTTTCCCGCATCGTCTCCCCCCTGCTGCTCGTGGCGCTGTTTGCGTGCGTCCCCTCGATCCGGGCCTCGTTCGCGCTCATGCGACGGGTGCGGGCGTCGTTCGCCCGGTTCGCGAGGGTGCTCTCGGTGGGACTCCCCATCGCCGGCCAGATGGTGCTCGAGGTGGCCGC encodes the following:
- the recN gene encoding DNA repair protein RecN; translation: MLQLLRIRNFALIRELEIEFGAGLNLLTGETGSGKSILVDALGLLLGSRSSVDYVRSGCDAAVIEGIFDLRGRRKVRSLLREAGFDTPGEQRLRIRREISASGRNRIHVNQGLATLGFLKAMGGALADICGQQEQRSLLDLATHLAWLDDFGGNAELRREAGALYRRLRDAARELEKVETGEEERARRIDILRFQVEEIRRVDPRPGEREELENERALLSNRERILERAAGIYRLLYEGETPLLGGLAQLGRLLGELEALDPDWAAHRAPVEESRYRLEDLAYAARDYGSRSDFSAERLEEVHQRLQALDALARKYGASCEEVLASGSRCAGELEALESASGSAGRLREELARALDAYAALARTLSEKRRRDAAALEQRIRAEFGALAMDRMRLEVRFHPAGEGEGARGIPAGYGPRGMDRVEFWIAPNEGEEMRPLETIASGGELSRIMLAVQSLCGGARAGGTLVFDEVDAGIGGRVAEAVGRRLRDLARSNQVLCVTHLPHIAAFAHRHYRVCKESAGGRTETAVLPLDEGARVEELSRMLGGETITEKTRHYALEMLERSRPPQKESTAKAP
- a CDS encoding protein TolQ, with the translated sequence MTFRQIGRQSREFVSFFRKSERLSEVHAACEHYHGSPLPGIFSAGYQELNAQIQALKPPQNDSIALGERHIAGVQRALERAAAAELSVLERSMSWLATTGSVTPFIGLLGTVIGIINAFNGLGMVKTASIQAVAPGIAEALIATAAGLFAAIPAVIAYNHFLARLKGVAAEMDDFSMEFVNLVERSFR
- a CDS encoding biopolymer transporter ExbD, with protein sequence MAFTNPQGRTSTSLSEINVTPLVDVMLVLLVIFMVTAPMLQTGIDVELPETRNVRDVNPEERIIISISRQGDIFYGSEAVNFSTIPERLHKDARGPKDAIFLRADKDVKWNSIVSVIDAVRGAGFSEIKLVTKPFTTPR
- a CDS encoding TonB C-terminal domain-containing protein, with the translated sequence MNRSRNPGTLLEIPLVRETYGRSWLTSVAVHAVAVLVAFFGARLLPQRTIQLGGGPGGGIGADVSTVGVVDTLSGGAGMVKPSMVPRPPALLKEAPAKPEKAIPLPGTTETPKRKPPVATPAPPPEAIRNIIPTAPEPGSGGAAAAGAGSGGGSGGGSGVSIGGGSGGFGDSYYALGVEKRISDNWMRPPEGLRVRIVYSFYIAANGAIYNVKLETSSGNSQMDLTALRAINASNPLSPPPLEYRGKAIQFVAEFIYPPVP
- the pal gene encoding peptidoglycan-associated lipoprotein Pal, whose amino-acid sequence is MKRSPVLLASTALLLLAVMISAPGCAKKVSPPPPAAEPEVAVRETPAAPAPTITLTASPSAIEKGQATTLSWRSTNATGVNITGGIGTVEESGSRTVSPGASTTYTARATGPGGDAVAEARVTVSAPVAVTPPPSAAVSDAAFFEASIRDCFFDLDEYSINEDARRALLANARALAERPSLRVTIEGHCDERGSEKYNLALGDRRANSARDFLISQGIDSSRIDTISYGEERPFCEEQSEECWQLNRRAHFVMR
- a CDS encoding tetratricopeptide repeat protein, which encodes MKRNFLFCLLAASIAACPLAEAGTKEELVRLQSDVLALQNQIREFDKGYTEKLDSLRSLVIQLNDQAARSGLVLDRIVAAMENTEAGAREADRGLLEEVRRLSEKVDDLGTRTSALAQQLGELKVQSASLGPAASPGLSPEVLYNQAFGDFVQGNFDLAIEGFSAYVATYPAGEKAPDALLNIGDAHIGQNRLPQAVAAFTRVINEYAESQKVPSALFKRARVELAMQEKENAAADLRNIVEKFPQSPEAGLAEAELEKLRTAKPSAAPRRRTR
- a CDS encoding single-stranded DNA-binding protein, with product MSSLNKVMLIGNLGKDPEVRYTPDGTPVATFSLATSENWTDKSGTKQERTEWHTVVVWRKLAEICKRYLTKGRQVYIEGRIQSREWNDKEGNKRRTTEIIATQMVMLGSRQQGASSGPGDDSYDPGPETGQPFGDAGITDSDIPF
- a CDS encoding MATE family efflux transporter yields the protein MPPSFEYGRVIRLALPLVLTQAGQMTVHLVDNAMIGRVGTTELAAASFANSIYVVIMLFGIGVFMGVTPLVSRARGGRDDLAAAALMKSSLAFSGLLIGAVTALAAAVALAMPLMGQTEAVVRLSLPYYGLLALSTIPLLTFILLKQIGEGLGNTTAAMGATVIANLVNVTGNYVLIFGKFGFPELGLLGAGYATLLSRIVSPLLLVALFACVPSIRASFALMRRVRASFARFARVLSVGLPIAGQMVLEVAAFSWSAVMMGWLGEVPLASHQIAMGLATFSFMIANAVAMATTIRVSFTLGGADYGGLRRLAWSAVHVAGASMGCCALAFLLLRHDIPRLFTPDGRVIAQAASLLAIAALFQVFDGLQITCIGILRGFADVRVPMLISGFSYMVIGLGMSWFLAFRLGFGPEGIWFGFLAGLAAACALLVLRIRMQLRPGVPEPG